TTCGAAAGGAGGCGAACGGAGGAGTCAGTGATGATTCCGATGccgagatggagatcgatgaggatgatgatgccgGATGGGAGAACTGGGATGTCGAGTCCGCTAGCTCTTCCGGTTCGAGCGGCTGGGAGGATGTTGTCtcggatggagatgacgatatcGTTCTGAGCGAttccgatgacgagggtgaaaagaagaaggcagtcaagggcaaaggaaagaagagggctaaagaggaggacgaggacgaagaaatGGACGATGCCAAGTCGGTGGTGTCCATGGCTCCTTCAGCCGCCACGGAGGTTTCGCAAACCACAAAGAAGTTGTCACTATTGGCTCAGCAAAAGGTAAGTTCAAGGCTCACCGTCTTCGAAAAGCTGTACTAACGCAACGTTCTCAGATTCTCACTCCGGCAGATTTCGCTCTATTGAACGAACTTCGACTCAAAGCTGCGAAAGATCTCGCCGAATCAGGTGGTGGTTCCGCTGCCAAGCGCAAGCTCGCGGCGTTGGAAGCGTCCAAACGACATGTAGGCGACGACGAAGCGGAACGATTCCTCACCGAGGCAGAAATCCTCGgtccgaggaagaaggcgaaggcaacatgggaagaaaggatggagagTATCCAGaagggacgagaaggtAGAGACAAGTTTGGAAGtatgaaggggaagaagaagaaggccgcACCTAGTAGTTCGACGAACAGAGAGAAGGCGAGGAACAAGCCTATCATGATGGCCGTACAGTGAGTGCTAAGTCGGTCGTTCGGTGGGCATAGAGCAGACGCTGACAAGTTCTCGTCAACCCAGCTCGAACAAGGTCGttcagaagaagaaggcttcGTTGAGAGACAAGCAGATCAAACTTCGTCAATCGAttgagaagcagaagaagctcaagcaTTAGTTCTGGGGAAGGTCGATCACTTCTTTCTACTGCCCCCTTACTTTGACACTGCATGCATGAGCTCGTGTACTCTCGCGCAAGTGGCCACGCCGTTGAGCATCGTAGTCACCATACGCCGCGTTTCCCCGTCACAATCTACAAATTCCAACTTGAAAGTCCCACCTTTGGATCATCCACAGAAAGTACCTACCAAAAAGAAAACTTATTTTAGTTTCTCTCTTAGCCGTATGTCACCTTCGAACCTTTATTACGTCACCTTTATCACCCTTCCTCGCGGGTTCAATAATGAGTTACGTAGTAGCTTTGCCAAGAGTTACGTAATAAGACAATTATGTGCATCAAATCAAGAGTTATGTAATATAGCGGGAATGGTAGGAGACGATATATGTTTTATTTACATTGCGACGGTTGGTACAGTGGGGTTTGTGTTTTTTCTGGAACGAGTGGTTTGCGCAAAGTTGGCTTTGATGCTGCGACGATGCTCACGATGGCTGCGACGCTGACCGCGATGCACCACCACGCTTGCATGGGTCTCAtttgtcactcaccgacagCGAGGAAATCGCAGCGTACGCCCATACCATACTGCCACAACGACCTGCCACGTTTGGAGGCAGATTTACCTGATAGGGTAATAAACGTGTTGTCCGAATCCcctgaaggagaagggaaagaggtgagtaCACTGACATGAGCAAATCAAACGGATATCTCCTCCTGTATCATCAACAATCCCAAATCTCAActcgtctctttctctctctcactctctctcactctctctcactctctctctctctacaacccctccctcttctttcacACACATCCAAGGAGGAACAAGAGACGACAATCAGAGGGATCAGAGGGAGCGGAGAAGTCTGTGTTACTGGACCACAAGAGAATAAAAGAAACAGACTCTATTCAATCAGAGCCAACACACACGCACAACACATTACACGCGACCATTGTTCCTCCCTCTACTCCCTGCGTCCTCCTTTTCACCTGGAACCTTttctctcatctcacccttctcatTCTTCTCCCACACAGGCGACACTATTCAACACCGAACATCGCTGCAATCGGGAAATGGCAACGAAAGGCATCGACCACAGCACGCAAACACGGTCTCAATCTCAGTCCAATTCACAACCACAATCACAATCGAACAACGTCGATTCAAAATTATCTCCGACATCCCCGTCTTCGCCTCCAGATCCACACCACATCACTTCGCCCTCATTGATCCTTGCGCCTGCTGTGACTATCACGCCTGCATCGCCCGATACCTCGCCGGCACCCACTACATACGCTACGATCGAGACGCCCGTCGTACCTCCCAccgagatgaaggagaaggacaatCTTCCGACTGATAGTGAAACGGCTCTGCTGTCCAATAACAGGCAGGGAACGGTCAACACGACttcaggaggagaagggggagaaaCGACAAATCATGCTAGTCCTCTGACCAATTTGACAAGACGGTTgtcaggaagaggaacagcAGGCAATAACAATCACTCAACTACATCCACGGTCGAACCGATAAAAGAAAAACTGACGACTACCAATCTCCCCAATACCAACACTTTCACTTCTCAATCAGcgtccacttcctccaaaccatcgacgacgacaaaTAATAACCCTACTCAAAGAGCAtcgcagaagaagaaaaggaagcGGAAGGGTCTGGCAGCGTTTTTCTTGGCGCTTGGATGTCTATCCGCAGACGAGTTCGAAGATGATCCAAAGGCTGcaaagacgacgacgacgggTCCGACGTCGAACTCGACCACGACCAAGAACGTGCCAGCAACGGTGCCCGTGTCTGGCAAACCCTCAGCCCCGACCACAGGCGCATCCGCTCCGCCGGCTGCGAAGAAGTTCGAGCCAGCGCTCACGGGAGAAGACTTGGATCATAAGGCGGATGCGTCGGCCACGGCTGGGACAACTCTTGTTGGTGGGGAAGGGCCTAACGAAGCAAGTGAAAGGGAGATCAAGCCAGCTGAGGAAGTCGTAGTTGCACCTGCTGAACCGCACACGCTCccagaggaggaggtgagtatcTCAGCTGAACAACCGAGTGATCTGGCTGACCAATTCAATTCAACCGTAGACTGCGGGCGTCACGTCATCCGCTGTGCAACCCCCTGGCGGCGgctccatcctcctcggcACCCCAACTCGTGCTCATCCGACTCGGCACGAGTCAGACACCCATGCAGGCACATCGAGTGCAGATGCGGATCGTACAGAAACTAGCGGTGGCTACACATCAGATGTCGGCGTCTCGGAAGTGGTTGATGAGAGCTTAGGGACGGGAGGTGACGAAGGTCTGGACGATTATGgtatggaggaggagtacgaggatgaggaagatcgactGATTGAACAGGGTGGAATGGGAATTCCCATCGATGAGGTAAGTCATCGGTCTAGTTTGGATTTAATAACAACAGGTGaaaaaggagaggaagctgaTACAGCCATGATTCAGAATGGACATCCTGCACCACTGCTGCCACCAATAGAGAAGCAACATCTCGGACGGAAATGCCTGGTGCTTGACTTGGATGAGACACTACTGCACAGTAGtttcaaggtgagtaagAGTACCCCAAGCTCATGTCTGATTCGGGGCTGACGGAAGAATTCCATGAGATCAGTCCCTACCGTCAGCCGATTACATCGTCCCAGTGGAGATTGAGTCTCAGATTCACAACGTCTACGTGATCAAGCGACCCGGCGTGGACCATTTCTTGAAAGAGATGGGCAAGATCTACGAGATCGTCGTGTTCACTGCGAGTCTGTCCAAGGCGAGCATTGTTTTTTTTGGGTGGTGCTCATTCACGGTGGCTGACCATCCGTTGCAATAGTACGCCGATCCTGTTTTGGACATGCTTGATATACATCATGTCGTGACGCACCGCTTGTTCCGTGAGAGCTGCTACAACCACAAGGGCAATTATGTCAAGGTGGGTCAAGCACATTGCGCATGCTACCTCAATCAGATCGCATTCACTGACAGCGTTCATGATCTTCAGGATCTTTCCCAACTCGGTCGAGACATCGAGacgtccatcatcatcgacaactCTCCAGCGTCATACATCTTTCACCCCAACAACGCTGTCCCCGTCTCGACCTGGTTCAATGATCCTCACGATACTGAACTCACCGACCTGTGTCCCTTCCTCGCTGATTTGGCCACGGTCGACGATGTACGAGGCGTGTTGGATGGTCGATTGTTGTAAGGTATAACCGCGGGTTTGAAGAGACCTGAAGACGGATCGTAGAGACGGTTGGGCGGGAACAACGTCATGAGAGAGACAAGGCAAAAAAGTCGAAAGGACGACCTTGAAAATTGTACCAGTCTTTGGAAAGAATCGACAACAACTTTAATCTGCAAGCATACATACACGAGAACGACAATTTTTCCCGATTTTGAACCGAATATCGACCGAAAGACCAGCATTGGATACCCCTCTCATGCACCCATCATTTGTCTCTTCAGCCTTCCGATATCATATACCCGAgatatgatgatgacgatgatctctATTTCTCCCTTTCAAATCCACTGTTTGGGAAGTGCATATGGTTTAGGTACGAATATATTTTCAGTGTAACATGACGAATATGCACCGTATAGCATTTGATCACGTCGCAGTAACAGACAGTTTGAGGCTCAGGGCCTGAGTTTACCGATTCACTGATTGTTTGAGGGCAAACCTCTCCTCAACTTGATGCATTTGGTGACCTCCGAGATCTGTCGTCTTGCGCTCTCACGCACTGCGCTCTGCCCCGCATTTCGAATCAACATACCAATGTATATACATGCTTTGAAATGACATTTGCACACAAGCTACAAAAAGATGACCAGCAGGGAGAAAAAATATTCGGTACAACTACGATTCCATTTTATGCAAAGACGGGACCTGCCAATTTGACTTCTTCTGAGATATCATTCTCATATTTCGCAAACGCCTTCTGGAACATGCCTCCCAGCTTGTCCAATTCCGCTCTGAAAGCATCCTTTGTCGGCCATACTTTCTCAGGATGGAGGATCTCGCTCGGGACGCCCTCGACCGCCTtggggatggagaggttgaagatCGGGAAAGTCTCGAATTCGGCTTTGGCGAGAGAGCCATCGTGGATGGCGTCGACGATCGCTCGGGTGTATTTCAACGGACATCGTTTACCCGTACCGAATTTGCCTCCTGTCCAACCCGTGTTGATCAACCAACAATCGACCTTGTtgctctccatcctctccgccAACATCTTGGCGTATCGACCAGGATGAAGGACAATGAACGGTTGACCGTAACATGTCGAGAATGTCGGTGAAGGCTCGACGATGCCGTCCTCGGTACCGGGAGTCTTGGAAGTGTATCCGGCAACGAAATGGTATTGAGCCTGTTCGGGGGTGAGTCGAGAAACGGGAGGCAGGACACCGAAAGCGTCGCAACAGagcatgatgatgttggatGGTTGTCGGTCAGCGATACAGGGGATCTTGGCGTTAGGGATGTATTCGATGGGGTAGGCACATCGTGTGTTCTCCGTGATGGAGACGTCGTCATAGTCCGGCTTACGGTCCGCCGGGTTGTAGACCACGTTCTCGAGAATGGAACCGAACTTGATAGCACCGAAAATTTCGGGCTCCTGATGAGATCCGAAAGATGATCAGCACTGATACTGATCACAAGGAAATGGCTttgcgactcaccttctcagcAGACAGGTTGATGGTCTTGGCATAGCAACCACCTTCGATGTTGAAGACACCAGTGTCACTCCAGACGTGCTCATCGTCACCGATCAACAACCTGTTGGGGTCCGCAGACAGGGTGGTTTTTCCAGTCCCCGAgagaccgaagaagagggtgacATCGCCGTTATCGCCCTTGGCCTGATTGGCCGAGGAGTGAAGGGACAGTTGACCGAATTTGACCGGTTGCAAGTAGTGCATGACGGAGAAGatacccttcttcatctcacCGGCGTATTCGGTACCGAGGATGACCATCTCCATTCGCTTGAAGTTGATCTCGACcgaggtggtggatgtCATACCGGTGGTGAATCGGTTGGCGGGGAACTGACCAGCGTTGTAGATGATGAAATCGGGCTCGCCAAAGTTCTCGAGCTCCTCCGGTGTAGGTCGTATAAGCATGTTGTGCTTTGGTGGAAATGATAGATTATCAGCATGTGTTATTGTATACTATCACGTGCAAGTGaagcgactcaccatgaaGAGAGCGTGGTAGGCACGACTGGCAATCACTCGGACTTTGATTCTGTACTTGGGGTCCCAACCGGCGAATCCATCAAAGACGTAGACGTTCTCGCGCGTGTTGAGATAATCAATAGCTCTTTCTCTGTTGATCTCGAAGGTGTGTTCGCTGGAAGCCGAAACGTCAGCATCAAATCTCAGATTGCTCACAGACAGATAACGCGgttccactcactccatcTTGATGTTGACGGGACCCCACCAGATCTCGTCCTTGCTAGACTCCTCGAAAACGATTCGCTTGTCCTTGGGCGATCGAcccgtcttcttccccgaGAAGTTGATGAGTGCTCcgttggaggagatgacggcGCCTTCGTTGAGGATGGCATCTTCGTATAGGGAAGCGATGGGAGCGTTTCGCTACAGCAGTGTGGGAGATTAAGATCAGCTTTAACAGGCCGAGAGAGGGTGGGGGACCGGGGGTCAAGAAGAGTgctactcaccttgatgtGGATTCTGTCAAGGTCGAAACCAGCTTGAGAGAAATATTTCATCTCTTGCCCGAGGAACTGGTTGGACTCGAACTCGTCATGGTGATGTTTTCCTTGAACCATCGTGAAGGCTTGGGACGTGTGTGGATGTGGCTGTGTGGATTGCGAAGCTGTTTGCAGGGAGCGCAAGGAAGCAGACAGGA
The sequence above is drawn from the Kwoniella newhampshirensis strain CBS 13917 chromosome 7, whole genome shotgun sequence genome and encodes:
- a CDS encoding phosphoenolpyruvate carboxykinase (ATP), with the protein product MVQGKHHHDEFESNQFLGQEMKYFSQAGFDLDRIHIKRNAPIASLYEDAILNEGAVISSNGALINFSGKKTGRSPKDKRIVFEESSKDEIWWGPVNIKMDEHTFEINRERAIDYLNTRENVYVFDGFAGWDPKYRIKVRVIASRAYHALFMHNMLIRPTPEELENFGEPDFIIYNAGQFPANRFTTGMTSTTSVEINFKRMEMVILGTEYAGEMKKGIFSVMHYLQPVKFGQLSLHSSANQAKGDNGDVTLFFGLSGTGKTTLSADPNRLLIGDDEHVWSDTGVFNIEGGCYAKTINLSAEKEPEIFGAIKFGSILENVVYNPADRKPDYDDVSITENTRCAYPIEYIPNAKIPCIADRQPSNIIMLCCDAFGVLPPVSRLTPEQAQYHFVAGYTSKTPGTEDGIVEPSPTFSTCYGQPFIVLHPGRYAKMLAERMESNKVDCWLINTGWTGGKFGTGKRCPLKYTRAIVDAIHDGSLAKAEFETFPIFNLSIPKAVEGVPSEILHPEKVWPTKDAFRAELDKLGGMFQKAFAKYENDISEEVKLAGPVFA